CGGGTATACTGCGCTGAACTTCATAATACTTCTTACGTCGATTTTTCTCATTAACTTCCAATCACCAAGCCTAATGATGATAGCTGTATCTGTCTTGATCGGTCAGTTTATATGTTTTATTGTTGTATTTTGGGATTCCATGACAGATGTGTTGACATTAAAAGAAAAAATAATAGTATTGCTCTTCCTACAGGCGGCATTTTGGTCATGCCTGATCATCATGCTGGTCCTTGAAAGGATATTTCCGTCATCCATGTCCAGGGGCGCAGACACGATCAATATGTTGATAAAAACAACGCTCTCTTTCATTATTTGCGTGCCTATAGCCGTCTGGGCACTTGCCTTTACAGGAACATGGGACAAGGTAAAGGACGAAATATATTCGACGCTAATTAATTTCAGGACAAGGTTCGGATTTACTGCTGTCGATTCAAACACAGAGGCCGAATGATGAAAAAAGCAATGCTGGTCAATTCGCTGGAACAAGCAAAGTATGCGATAAGTATCATTGATCCAAAAGGTGAGTGTGATATCTTTTGCCTGGATTATCTGACATATAAGACATCTTCGGAAGGGCGGCAGCTTAAATATTACTATCAAAATACCAGCTATTGCCCTAGGAAAGACTTTGAACTCCTTGTCAACAGCTGGCATAAAGACAAGCAAGGTCGTGATGTTACCTGTTATGAAGGCATCTCCGCGGGTCATATCATGAATAATTTAATTACCATGTCACTAGCAACGATCATAAGAGAATGGAACAATATAAAAGAAAAATGCGGTAATTACGAACACCTTTATATTCCGGAAGACATGCCCCCGTTAACATCTTCTGTTATTGAATGCTATTGCAATAATAAAAGCATTGTGTTTTCAAAGTACAACTGCAAATCCGAGATACAATCACTTAATACTTGTGATGAGCGAATAATTGGGTGGTACCCCCAAAGCAGTTTTAGAACGATATTAAGTAATCAATTAAGAAATCTCACGAGCCGGATTAAAAACAATAGGATACTATTTATCCTTGATTGGACTTACAGGCCAATTCTAAACATATTGCCTCAATCATCCTACATCGGCTTTGATTATCTAATCGCTTACTTGAATGTTTTTCGCAAGGCAAGGGTCAAAAAGCTTTTTGATAAGCTGCAGGAACTCGTCGAGATTAGCGTCAACGATGAGGAGAAATGGAGAAGATGTGACTTCATCGAAAAGGGTTGTCGAAAGTTAGTAATAAATTATATTAAACATATATTCAAGGTCAATAGAAAAAAGTATGAATACACGTTAAATATGTTTGAGCAGGTATTTAGCGATCTAAAACCGCAATTATTTGTTGTTCCGTCAGACAAATACGATCCGTATGCTATTGGCTTGCAAGTAGCAAAAAAGCACGGAATTAAAACAATGCTGCTCGTAGATGGATATTATGCTTCAAAACCAGAAAACACGGATGAATACGGAAAATACTTATTCGATTATTATGCGGCTTTCGGAGAGGCGGCTCGCGCAGATTTTAAATTATTCGGAATCAATAACAGTGAAATAATCAATATGCCGGCCATATTATTGGGCAATTACTTTGATCCGATGCCCGATGAAGAAAGATACCAGGTTATAGTTATGACATGGATACCAAATCATGAAAACCCAAATGTAAATCTCAATTATCCTGCGAAATATCTTATAGAGACAATAGAGCTGCTAATCTCTATGGGATACAAGAATATCGCTGTGAAAATGAAGTCCGGCAGGGAACGACAGTATGTCGAAAGGATAGCAGCTTTATTTGGGGCTTCTATAAAGATCGGGATCATCTGCGGCTTATTCAAGGATGTGGCAGGCCTGTCAGATACTTTTATTGGCGGAGTATCCTCGGCAATCACGGAGATCGGTTTTCTTAAAAAGAAATATTATATCTATGAGCCGGAGGAAAATGGCAATGATTTCTCAATTGAAAGTGCGCCAAACATGTTCCAAAAACTTAACATCGCAAGAACAATCGATGAATTAAGCGATAATCTTACCTCCGGCAGGCAGGCGCTGGCCGCAGAGGGAGAATACTTCTTCGGGTTGAAGACAAACAACAAGCAGGAATATGAAGAGAAAGTCAAGTCTGCTTTTGCAAGGTGGACCGGTGGAAATGAGCAATAAGAATATTAGCAACAAAAAACTGATCGTTCTTGGCAGAACTGCAAGCGAAGGCGACTGCAGGCGTATAGTTGCCGGTTGCGATGATGCGCTTATTTGCGACTTTTCGGAATATTATCAGATAAACCGTGACGAACTTTTAAAGCGCGCCAAAGAGGGCCTGCATATCGAACTTTCGGCAATATTTCACAAAGTGCAGGAGGATATGAGAGATAAATATCTTGACTTTATTGCTGATTGGCCCAATAAAGTATTATGGCGCGGGAAGGATTTTAAAGAGCTTTTTGCCTGGAAGGGAATAAGCCTTTGGTGGTTCAGCGAGCCGGCGAGGAAGGTTATCGGGGAATACGGAGAATATTCAAAGATCTGCGAGATATTCACAATAAGAGATATTATTAGTTCGTGCGGTATTGATAGCGTTCAATTAATTTCGTGCCCAAAAGCCTTTCGCCCCACGCTAAAGAAGATCTTTCCGAAAATAAGGATCTCACATATTGGTCCCGCTAAGGAATGCGGACTATTAAAACATCTGCTCAGAAGAATAATAGTAATGTTTAATGCAATCCTCATAAAGTTCATTTTTAATGACAAAAGCAATAGATACGGAAAAGATAGGATCGGTATTATCTCATTCAATCTTTATAATTGGATAGAGAGCAATAAGGTGCCGGTAGACCGCCTGTACCAGGGACTTGTTGAAGACAAAAGCCTCGGGAATGTGTTTGACTGGATATTTGTCACATCCGCTAATATGGTCGATCTGATCCGCAAAAAAAAACTGAAGGATACTTTGGGGCTTTTCAGAAGGATCAGGGACCATTATGGAAGATCATCATTAACATTCGTGGAAAACAAGATCGGTTTCAGCCAAATTGTATTACGGTTTGTCGATTGTTCCGCAATAATCAGATATTTGTTGCTGGCAAGAAAGAAAGAGTTTAGGGACAGCCTGACAATCGAAGGGGTCAACATATTTGATATTTTTCATAATGCCTTTGTCAAATCATTTGTTGTGAATACATTTGAGTCCCAGATGTTGTCGGAATGTTTTTATCGCCTGAATAGGGACGTAAAACACGAGACATATGTAACTTATGCGGAATTCTTCCCGACCGGCAGGGCGGTGATACACGGGGTAAAGAGGGCTGATACAAAATCCAGGATAGTCTGGCATCAGCATTCTATGCAAACCAAAGGAAAGACAATGTTTATCAACAGGATCGGTGAAACAAATAAGTCCGGAAGTAAAAATTATGTGCAGTCTTTTCCGATAGCGGATAAATATCTGATGTGGGGAAAGCAGGCAAGGTCGGTAGTCGCTCCGGGTTTTCCGGAGAGCAGGATAAAACTTATAGGGTCCTATAAGTATGTTGATAATTTCTATGCAATTGCAAGCCATAAGGAGGAATCAAAAGGCGGTAAAAAAAAGATATTGATAGTGCCCTCAAATTACCGCAGGGACTGGCTTTTCCTGTTTAATATCATTTTTAACGCATTAAAAGATGCGGGAAATCAATATGATGTGAAGGTGACAAAACATCCGGCTGTCCAAAAAGAGATGTTCATTAACGATCTTAAGAGATTTAAAGGCGGGGTGGATGTTGTCTACAGGGACAGCACGTCAGATGCTCTTACAGAAGCGGATATAGTGATAGGAGGGGTCACTACGGTCATTCTCGACGCAATACTGGCCGGGAAATTTGCTATTATATGTAAGAGTCCTAATGATATATACTATGGTATAGACAAGGATGATTTTCCGGAGAATTCGCAGGAGGTGGGAATAGCTTTTGTCTGCAATCATCAGGAACTGCGAAAAAGCCTGCAGGATTTTAGCAGCAGCGGAGTTGATGAGCTTATTAATAAAAGAAGAAAACTTGTTGACGATATTCTTGAATATCGCGGTCCGTTGGTGAAAGAAAAGTTTTGGGAAGAGGTAAGACAATACTAATATATTAACATGCAACAAGAAAAAATAAGACTAAATATAGGTTGCGGCAATGATATCAGGCCAGGTTATATCAATTGCGACAAAGTAGCAATAGAAGGGGTGGATAAAGCAGTTGATCTTGATGCTAGGCTGCCCTTTGAGGATAATAGTGTTAATGAAATAGTCCTCATCGATGTGCTTGAGCATGTTCAGGATTTTATAGGATCTATGGAAGAGCTTTGCAGGATCTTGGAAAAAAATGGGCGGCTTATTATACAGGTACCTTATTGGAATAGCTGGTGCGCCGTGGCCGATCCGACGCACAGGCGTGGTTTTCATGAAAAAGTATTCAATTTTTTTGATCCGGACAGGGAAGAATGCAGGGAAAGGCACTATTACACAAAAGCCAGGTTCAGGATTATTTCTTTAAATCCGGTTTTGTACCCGTTTTCACCATCCTTCAGATCCAAAAAAAGAGAAATAAAGAATAAATTATTGAAAAAGGCGGTGTTTTTTCTGGGCAACTATTTGAATAATATCATCATAGATCTGTCTGTGATACTTGAAAAAGCATAAGGAGAAGAACATGGAAAATCTGAAGAAGAGGCTTGGCGAAAAAAAACTGACGGTTGGAAGCTGGATCCAAATCCCGGATACATTTACCGCGGAAATAATGGCAAAGTCAGGATTTGATTGGCTGGCGATCGACATGGAACATGGCTTGATAGATATGAAGGACGTTTTCAGGCTGATACAGGTGATTGATCTTGCAGGGTCGGTTCCCCTTGTGCGGCTCAATGTAAATGATGCCAGCACCATTAGGCGTGTGATGGACGCGGGAGCGGCCGGAGTGATCGTTCCTATGGTCAACTCTGCTGATGATGCCCAAAAAGCGGTTGAGGCCGTAAAATATCCCCCCCAAGGCAAGAGGAGCTTCGGTTTGGGCAGGGCGCATGGTTATGGCAGGAAATTTAAGGAATATATCTCGGCGTCAAACTCACGTAGCATTCTAGTGGTCCAGATAGAGCATATAGATGCAGTAAGGAATCTGGATGAAATTTTAGAAATAAAGGGGATTGATGCGGTGATAATCGGTCCGTATGATCTTTCCGGCTCCATGGGTATCCCGGGGAAATTTAATGACACAAAGTTTATAAAAGTAATCGGAGAGATCAGCAAAAAGGTAAAGAGCAAAAAGATCGCGCTGGGATTCCATCTTGTTCAACCAGGCGCAGGAGAGCTCAATAAAAAGATAAAAGAGGGCTTCACTTTTATCGCTTATGGAATGGATACTATATATCTGTCAAACGCCCTGTCAAACGCGGTTAATGATATAAGAAAAGGATAATAGCGTGAAGGAATTTGATCTGATGCGGCCGAAGGGCGCCTACGAGGAGGTGCTTCTCCAAAGAGAGAAAGACGGCTTTGCTTTTTTCTCAAAGTATAAAGACAGTTTTATCGATATAGATTGCCCTGCCTGCGGTGAAAGGGGTGAAAAAGCTTTTGAGAAATACGGTTTTACACATAAGATCTGCGATAAATGCAAGACCCTGTTCTGTTCTCCGAGGCCGAATGACGAGCTGTTAGGTGTTTATTATAATGAATATGAAGCGCCTAAAATGTGGACCAAACTGCTTGTAAAAGCGGATGCAAGCAGAAAGGCTCTCCAGTATGCTCCGCGCGCGGAAAAAATTGTTGATCTTATGAAAAAGCGCGGAAAAAACGGCGGCCTCGCTGTTGACATAGGTGCCGGATCGGGAGCCTTTTCTATAGCACTCAAAAATACCGGTTTCTTTTCAGATGTGATAACGCTTGATTTCTCAAAGGACTGTGTGGCTGAATGCAAAAGATCAGGGTTGAATGCACGCCTTGGCACAGTAACCGATCTTTCTGATTCATCTGCCAACCTCATCTGTATGAACGATCTTTTGGAACATCTGTTTGATCCGCTCACTTTTCTGAAAAAATGCGCGAATGCGCTTCGCCCGAAGGGTGTTGTCTCGATCGCCACGCCCAACGGGCAGGGTTTTGATTTTCAGATACTTAAGGAAAAGACCGGGAATATTACACCGCCGGAACACCTCAATTATTTCAATCCGGCCTCGCTGTCTATGCTGCTTAACAGGGCCGGGTTTGAAACGATATCTGCCGAAACGCCGGGGATACTTGATGTGGACATTATTTTGAACGGAAAAAAGGTCGGCTTTCCCCTCAAGCAAAAAAATGAATATCTTGACAGCCTTATGGTACAGGACGAGAGTATACGAAAAAAATTCCAGAAGTTTTTATCGGAGAACGGCTTGTCCAGCCATATGCTGGTAATGGCAAAGAAAAAATGAAACTGAGATGTAAATGAATATTATAGGAATAATTCCCGCGCGCATGGCGTCCAGCAGATTTCCCGGGAAACCACTGGCAAAGATACTTGGCATCCCGATGATCGGGCACGTGTACTTCAGGAGCAGGATGTGTAAGACGCTCAATGAAGTGTATGTGGCGACGTGCGATAAGGAAGTGTTTGAATATTGCAATTCCATTGGTGCAAAGGCTGTGATGACCAAAGATACGCATGAGAGAGCCTCTGACCGCGCGGCCGAGGCGATGCTGAAGATAGAAAAGGAAACAGGGGAGAAGATCGATATCGTGGTGATGATACAGGGCGACGAGCCGATGCTGTATCCTGACATGATCGACGATGCTGTGAAGCCGCTCATAGACGACAAGAATATCTTTGTCTCCAACCTCATGGCGCCAATGACAAAAGAAGAGCAGGAAGATCCCAATGAGGTCAAGGTGGTATGCGATAACGATAATTTTGCACTATATTTTTCGAGGGAGCCGATCCCTTCCTGGAAAAAAG
This sequence is a window from Candidatus Saganbacteria bacterium. Protein-coding genes within it:
- a CDS encoding class I SAM-dependent methyltransferase; amino-acid sequence: MKEFDLMRPKGAYEEVLLQREKDGFAFFSKYKDSFIDIDCPACGERGEKAFEKYGFTHKICDKCKTLFCSPRPNDELLGVYYNEYEAPKMWTKLLVKADASRKALQYAPRAEKIVDLMKKRGKNGGLAVDIGAGSGAFSIALKNTGFFSDVITLDFSKDCVAECKRSGLNARLGTVTDLSDSSANLICMNDLLEHLFDPLTFLKKCANALRPKGVVSIATPNGQGFDFQILKEKTGNITPPEHLNYFNPASLSMLLNRAGFETISAETPGILDVDIILNGKKVGFPLKQKNEYLDSLMVQDESIRKKFQKFLSENGLSSHMLVMAKKK
- a CDS encoding aldolase/citrate lyase family protein, yielding MENLKKRLGEKKLTVGSWIQIPDTFTAEIMAKSGFDWLAIDMEHGLIDMKDVFRLIQVIDLAGSVPLVRLNVNDASTIRRVMDAGAAGVIVPMVNSADDAQKAVEAVKYPPQGKRSFGLGRAHGYGRKFKEYISASNSRSILVVQIEHIDAVRNLDEILEIKGIDAVIIGPYDLSGSMGIPGKFNDTKFIKVIGEISKKVKSKKIALGFHLVQPGAGELNKKIKEGFTFIAYGMDTIYLSNALSNAVNDIRKG
- the kdsB gene encoding 3-deoxy-manno-octulosonate cytidylyltransferase, translated to MNIIGIIPARMASSRFPGKPLAKILGIPMIGHVYFRSRMCKTLNEVYVATCDKEVFEYCNSIGAKAVMTKDTHERASDRAAEAMLKIEKETGEKIDIVVMIQGDEPMLYPDMIDDAVKPLIDDKNIFVSNLMAPMTKEEQEDPNEVKVVCDNDNFALYFSREPIPSWKKGAKEVPMFKQVCIIPFRRDFLLKFNELVPTPLEIVESVDMLRVLEHGYKVKMIRNDRQTYSVDTQQDLKDVEEAMRPDSLIKKYKGQGK
- a CDS encoding methyltransferase domain-containing protein — encoded protein: MQQEKIRLNIGCGNDIRPGYINCDKVAIEGVDKAVDLDARLPFEDNSVNEIVLIDVLEHVQDFIGSMEELCRILEKNGRLIIQVPYWNSWCAVADPTHRRGFHEKVFNFFDPDREECRERHYYTKARFRIISLNPVLYPFSPSFRSKKREIKNKLLKKAVFFLGNYLNNIIIDLSVILEKA